The segment CGCGGTTGACGGGCACTCTCCCCTGGACGAGAGCAGGAGTCCGTTTTCGGGGGCCTGGGTGAGCCCGCGCCGTCACCCTGCAGGCCGCTGGGGACTCGGGGGTCAGCACTTGCCGGCCGAGCGCGCCGGCTCTCTCTCCGGGGAAACCGAGACATGAGCCGTCCTtgggaaagttctggaaggcTTCATGTTCGATTTGCTGTTGTTCGGGGGCCacgcggggctggggctgggccgggggtgcGGGTCAGGGCTACAGCCGGGCTCTGGCCCTCGCAGCTGTCTCCCCGCGGGCTGTCAGtccccagagaggagagagggacgtCCGAAGGAACAGCGGCCTTACTCGGCCTGCCTGTGCCCGCCAGGACGGAGGCGAGGGGACGGCAGGGCCGGACGAGAGGCAGGGGGCCCGTCACGGCCCaaaagctcttttgatttcttctttatttatgttttgggggtgcacacctagccgtgctcagggcttactctagctctgtgctcagcatccactcctgctggtgctcccaGGGAGCCTCTCGGGTGCCGGggtagaacctgggtgggccgccaacacctgctgtgcttttgctccggccccttgattTCCTggtaacatttttgtttgtttttgtttggaggcaccGCTATTTGCAAAACGGTTAATGGTAGGATTTCAGGCCTAAGACATCCCAGCACCcagcctctgcctccctctgttccagtgctccctcccATCttagccctcacccccaccccctgcctcagtttccttttctgtCACTGGACCATGCATTTTCCATGTCTTTGGGTGGAacggtttgttttttttctttttttggcctgCAGCGCCAGTGCTGTGAGTGAATGCCAGGTTATTTCTGTGGCATTTCTGTGCGAAATGAAGAGGCTTAGTGCCTTTGAAAGGAGACATATTTCAGGGggtagaaatgaaatgaaaaacatttgCTAGAATAACTAAAGCCGATCCTGCTGGAAAATGAAGCCATCGCGGAAGCTGAAATGCCGTCTTTTAATATTGTCTCTTAATGGAGACAAcagtaatgcttttttttttttttagtggggtgAACACTGAAGCAAGCTGCCGACCGTAAACCTCTCTCCCCTGTGCCTGCTCTCACGGAGGTGGGAGTAGAGCCCTTGCCCCCTGCCCCGCTGGAACACGTTCCCTTGTGGTCCAGAACGCGGGCCGGGCAGTGACGGCCGGTGAGCAGTGCTGGGTCGTGCGGGGCCTCTTGGCCGCGGGCCGGCCCTGTGCCCAGCCAGCCACCGTGGCCACCGGCAGCTCAGGTTTCAGGGCTGCCGCCCTCACGACCCCGGGGGAGGAGCGTGTGGGCAGGCCGGTCACGATGGCCATCTGCTGCTGCCCCGCGGGGCTCCgcactcagcacccagcaccctggCCGGGAGCTTCCCGCCGTCTGCTTTTCCGCCCACGTCTCATGCAGGTGCCCTTGGAACGGCCTCCCGGAGCCAGTGTCCGAATTGCCACCGTGTCCTTTGTTCTCTGGGCGACACCTTGGTCACGGGACCACGGTGCTGGGGCCCTGCTGGGTGAAGGgaggcccctcccccctgcacacacacactcggccCAGGGGTGTCCAGAGCTGTCCCCAGTGCAGCCCCCGTTAGCTGTGCAGGGCCTGGGGGTCACCTGCCCTGTGTGGGGACCCCCCGGGCAGGGTGGGAGACGGGCAGGGCCTGCGTGGACGGCCCCCGAGCGGTGAGCCCCCTCCCCACGTCCCTGCGGCCCTGCTGGTGCCCGGCTGTGACCCTGGGGCTCCCGAACAGCCAGCACCGTGGCGAGTGGTGTGGGGCGGGGCACCGTGAGGCTGGTGCTGtgtccccaggcctcccctggccccagggccctggggcagcTGGTGCACCGCGGTGTTTCCCTGCCAGAGGCCCGCGGTGGCCCTGGCACGGGGCAGGGAGTCTCAGCTGGGACTGCCCTCCTCATGTGGCGTTTCCACGGGGACGGTTGTGGGGACAGATCCTGCCTGGGCCCCCAGGAATCGCCCCCTTATTCTTAGGACAGGGACCTCCTTGGCAGCGCCACCCCCCGTGGACAGTGGCCTCGTGCTCGGGGTGCCCTGCCTGTGCTGGGCCTCCTGTCCGGTGTGTGGTCGGCGTCCCCCCGGGAAGCCCGAGGGGAGCTCAGTTccggccccccacggcccccctgcacccagcaggagtcactcctgagggctgtggggggcccagtcgggcaggggcaggggagcagtGGCGGCCTGGCAGGGGTGTGTGGGCGGAACCCACCGCCCGCCTCACCACCTTTTGgtgcccctgcctcctgcccgctCCCCGTGCTCCCTGCCCTGTGAGCGTCTTCCGTCCCGGTTCCTCCCGactcctccctgctcctccccctcttccctctcccccttctctgtcccttccctgGACCACACTCCAGGCAGCATGGGacctgtgctctgtgtgtgtgtgtgtgtgtgtgtgtgtgtgtgtgtgtgtgtgtgtgtgtttgtgtgtgtgtgtgtgtgtgtgtggtcagctGGGGTGTAAGCAGGGGTGAGGCCTGACCGGTCTCCCACACACCTTTGCACACAGAAGAGCtcgaggggtgctgggggctgcagggaggagggggagctggTGAAGCCTTATTTGGGGGGATTTGCTgttttcaggggccacacctggtggtactctggggggTCCGCTGGTGCTGGGATGGCCCCTGCAGGCAGTGCCTGTGCTCCCCCACCTGCCTACCTGACCCCCGCAGTCGCCCCTTCATGTATCTGCCCGGAAGGACGCTTTCCTGAGCGACCCTCACGTCTCGGCCGAGTGTGGGGGGTCCCCCTACCCGTAGGCTGTCCCCCCTCCTGACGCTGCGCCCCGTGTTCGCACGCCGGCGCCCCGGTGTCCGAGAGGCCCCGGCCGGCCTCCCCCCAGCGGGCCCCGGGTGCCGAGCGCTGACGCCttgtcctctgcccctctgacaGGACGCCCGGGCCCCTCGATGACCATGGGAGATATGAAGACCCCAGACTTCGACGACCTCCTGGCGGCCTTCGACATCCCGGACATGGTGGACCCCAAGGCAGCCATCGAGTCGGGGCACGACGAGCCCGAGGGCCACATCAAGCCGAGCGCGCCCGCCGAGGACGACGCCCACGCGCCCGCCGCCGCTGCCGACGGCGGCGTCAGCGTCATCGTCAAGAACGTGCGCAGCCTGGACGCCGCCGAGGGTGCCGACAAGGACGGCCACGCGCCGGCCGGCAATGGCCTGCACAACGGCTTCCTCAGCGCCGCCGGCCTGGACGGCTACGCCAAGGATGGCCCCAAGGCGCCCAAGGCCGGGGACGGGCCCGAGGGCGCCCTGCGCGACGCGGCCTTCAGCCAGTTCAGCCCCATCTCCAGCGCCGAGGAGTTTGACGACGACGAGAAGATCGAGGTGGACGATCCCCCGGACAAGGAGGACGCGCGTGGCGGCTTCCGGGCGCATGTGCTCCCGGGGGCCGCCCCCCACCAGGACTACGACAAGCTCAAGGCCCCGGGCGCGGAGAGCGGCGGCAAGGCCGGCTCGGCCACCGGTGCCGCCGTCGCCCTGACCTCCACCGCGGGCGGCGCCGACAAGGGCAAGGCGGCGAAGAGGGAGGCGGACGTGGGCGGTGGTGCGGCCGCCGGCCTGGCCACCTACGAGCCCTTCAAGGCCCGGAAGACGGAGGAGAAGCTGAAGGAGGGCTCGGAGAAGGGGCCGGAAGCCCGGGCCCACGAGGCCAAGCTGGGCGTGGAGAAGGGCGAGGGGGGGCTGGGCGCCAACCCGCCCCCGCCGCGGGCCAAGCCCTCCTCCAAGCTGTCCTCCTGCATTGCTGCCATCGCGGCCCTGAGCGCCAAGAAGGCCGCGTCCGACTCCTGCAGGGAGCCGGCCGCCAGCCCCCAGGAGCCCTCGCCCCTGGCCAAGGACGCCCACGAGAGCCCCCGGGCCGCTGAGAAATCCCCCGAGGCCCCGAGCCTCATCGACGGTCCCAGGAAGGGCCCCCCGAAGCCCCCCGACAGCCCCCGCAGCATCTCCAGCGAGAGCAGCAGCAAGGGGTCCCCCGCTTCGCCCGCCGGCTCCACGCCCGCCATCCCCAAGGTCCGCATCAAGACCATCAAGACGTCCTCGGGCGAGATCAAGAGGACGGTGACGCGGGTCCTCCCCGACGTGGAGCCGGACGCCGCGGGCAAGAAGCCGCCCGAGCCGCCGGCCGCCGTCATGGCCTCGGTGACATCGCTGCTGAACGCGCCCGCCGTCCTGGCGTCCCCGCCGCGGGCCCCGCTGCCCTCGGCCGCCGTGGTCACGGGCACGGTGACGCCGACCGAGCTGACCCCTAAGCAGGTCACCATCAAGCCGGTGGCCACCGCCTTCCTCCCCGTGTCCGCCGTGAAGACGGCCGGCTCGCAGGTCATCAACCTGAAGCTGGCCAACAACACGACGGTCAAGGCCACGGTCATCTCGGCCGCCTCGGTGCAGAGCGCCAGCAGCGCCATCATCAAGGCGGCCAACGCCATCCAGCAGCAGACCGTGGTGGTGCCCGCCTCCAGCCTGGCCAACGCCAAGCTCGTGCCAAAGACCGTGCACCTCGCCAACCTGAACCTCCTGCCTCAGGGCGCCCAGGCCGCCTCCGAGCTGCGCCAGGTGCTGGCCAAGCCACAGCAGCAGCAGATCAAGCAGGCCATCATcagcgccgcggccgccgccgccgccgcccagccGCCCAAGAAGGTGTCACGGGTGCAGGTGGTGTCCTCGCTGCAGAGCTCCGTGGTGGAGGCGTTCAACAAGGTGCTGAGCAGCGTCAACCCCGTGCCCCTGTACGTGCCCAACCTCAGCCCGCCCGCCCAGGCGGGCATCACGCTGCCCGCCCGCGGCTACAAGTGCTTGGAGTGCGGCGATGCCTTCGCCCTGGAGAAGAGCCTGTCGCAGCACTACGACCGGCGCAGCGTCCGCATCGAGGTCACCTGCAACCACTGCACCAAGAACCTGGTCTTCTACAACAAGTGCAGCCTCCTGTTCCACGCGCGCGGCCACAAGGAGAAGGGCGTGGTCATGCAGTGCTCCCACCTCATCCTCAAGCCCGTGCCCGCCGACCAGATGACCGTCTCCCCGGCCagcagcgccgccgccgccgctgcggcCGCCGCAGCCGCCGGCAACACCCCGCCCAGCGCCAACGTGGTGGTGTCCGTGTCGGCCACGGGCGggggggcggcggcggtggcggcggcggccacGGTGACCACGGTGGCCGGCACCGCCCCGGCTGTCCCCGCCTCTGTTGTcggcggcggcggtggtggtggcggtggcggcggcggtggtGCCGGCAACAGCGGGGGCGCCCCGCACACGGCCCCCAAGATCCAGTCGGGCATCACCGGGACGGTCATCTCAGCTCCATCCAGCACGCCCATCGTCCCGGCCATGCCCCTGGACGAGGACCCGTCCAAGCTGTGCCGGCACAGCCTCAAGTGCTTGGAGTGCAACGAGGTCTTCCAGGACGAGACGGCGCTGGCCACCCACTTCCAGCAGGCGGCCGACGCCGGTGGACAAGTAGAGTATCTTCCGCCTGgtgggacgggggcgggggcgggggtctcgggggtggggggtgtccgcGGGGCTAGGGACCGCCGGCTGGGTTGCATGAGGGGGAGCGTGTGGGTGGGGCCGCGTTGCTAACGGGGTTGGGAGGGTCAACCTGACCCCAGAACCCGGGCCCTTGGGCGGGGCCGCTCCGCCGGGACTTGGGGGTCTCCTGCCTCAGGGTGGGGCTCGCTCTGCAGCTCATCTCCCTCCTCTGGGGCGCGGCGTGGGGGTCGAAGACGCCCCTCGGGAGCCCTCGTCTGGCGGGCATTCTTTCCGTCCATGCAAGCCGGGACGTCTGGAAGCCGGGAGACTCGGCCCCGGCCGTGGTGCCCGCAGGAAACAGTCTTGTGACGGGTCAGGTGGCGGCGCCCGGCAGCGTGTGGCTCCCTGAGCCTTTGTGGGTGCAGCCCTGGCGGCGTCACACCCTCGGGTCTTTGCTCGGGACGGACAGCCCCGTCGACCTAGAATCCCTGGTGGAGCCCGTGGGCCCCTGGCGAGagaccgcccctcccccagctctagGCAGGCCCAGGACGTGGGTTTGGGTCCTGGGCAGAGACAGCACTTAGGGAGCTTGTGGTCACGCGTCCTCACTGGCAAACTGGGTTGTCCCTCCCCGTCCCACCTGTGCCCTGCCGGGCCCTCACTGAGAGGCTGGTGCAGCCAGGGTGGCAAGTTCTTTGCTGGAGTGTGAGTCTGGAAAGCCACACCCGCCACTGCCACCCTTTCCCTGGGTGTTGGCCTGTGCtggtagtggggggggggggactgagagagggctgagggagggctgtggggggggcAGGCAAGCAGCAAGGAGTCCCGAGGGCGGGTTGTGCAGCTCAGGCCCCCGTGTCTCCTGGGCGCCCACGGTGAGACACTCAGGGCCAGGAAGGTGACGCGTTCCGGTGACTGTCCCCACTCCCGATCCCCCCCCCCTCCGAGGCGCCTGCCCTCTTCTGCCCTGGCGGGGCCAGCCGGGCCTCCCTCTCGTGCGTGGTGCTGGCCTGCCGAGGCGGCATGATACTCTcgatgtttatccatttataagcaaatttcatgacttcatctctcctaaaagctgcatagtataccattgggtagatgtaccaaagtttctttaacctgtcatctgttttagggcactcgggttgtttccatattttggctattgtgaacagtgctgcaatgaatatataggtacagatgtcatttctgctgtgctcttttgaatcctcgggatatattcccagaagtggtattgaggggtcatgtggaagctcaatttctagtttttgaaggactgtccatattgttttccagaaaggctggaccaatcagcattcccaccaacagtgaaggagcgtccctttttccccacatccatgccagcattggttgcttttgttctttt is part of the Sorex araneus isolate mSorAra2 chromosome 2, mSorAra2.pri, whole genome shotgun sequence genome and harbors:
- the ZNF532 gene encoding zinc finger protein 532 isoform X2 — its product is MTMGDMKTPDFDDLLAAFDIPDMVDPKAAIESGHDEPEGHIKPSAPAEDDAHAPAAAADGGVSVIVKNVRSLDAAEGADKDGHAPAGNGLHNGFLSAAGLDGYAKDGPKAPKAGDGPEGALRDAAFSQFSPISSAEEFDDDEKIEVDDPPDKEDARGGFRAHVLPGAAPHQDYDKLKAPGAESGGKAGSATGAAVALTSTAGGADKGKAAKREADVGGGAAAGLATYEPFKARKTEEKLKEGSEKGPEARAHEAKLGVEKGEGGLGANPPPPRAKPSSKLSSCIAAIAALSAKKAASDSCREPAASPQEPSPLAKDAHESPRAAEKSPEAPSLIDGPRKGPPKPPDSPRSISSESSSKGSPASPAGSTPAIPKVRIKTIKTSSGEIKRTVTRVLPDVEPDAAGKKPPEPPAAVMASVTSLLNAPAVLASPPRAPLPSAAVVTGTVTPTELTPKQVTIKPVATAFLPVSAVKTAGSQVINLKLANNTTVKATVISAASVQSASSAIIKAANAIQQQTVVVPASSLANAKLVPKTVHLANLNLLPQGAQAASELRQVLAKPQQQQIKQAIISAAAAAAAAQPPKKVSRVQVVSSLQSSVVEAFNKVLSSVNPVPLYVPNLSPPAQAGITLPARGYKCLECGDAFALEKSLSQHYDRRSVRIEVTCNHCTKNLVFYNKCSLLFHARGHKEKGVVMQCSHLILKPVPADQMTVSPASSAAAAAAAAAAAGNTPPSANVVVSVSATGGGAAAVAAAATVTTVAGTAPAVPASVVGGGGGGGGGGGGGAGNSGGAPHTAPKIQSGITGTVISAPSSTPIVPAMPLDEDPSKLCRHSLKCLECNEVFQDETALATHFQQAADAGGQKTCTVCQMLLPNQCSFASHQRIHQHKSPYTCPECGAICRSVHFQTHVTKNCLHYTRRVGFRCVHCNVVYSDVAALKSHIQGSHCEVFYKCPICPMAFKSAPSTHSHAYTQHPGIKIGEPKIIYKCSMCDTVFTLQTLLYRHFDQHIENQKVSVFKCPDCSLLYAQKQLMMDHIKSMHGTLKSIEGPPNLGINLPFSIKPTTANPAAPSKEDARPVNGKEKPEKKSPSPVKKSMEPKKVASPGWTCWECDRLFTQRDVYISHVRKEHGKQMKKHPCRQCDKSFSSSHSLCRHNRIKHKGIRHCPDSRRTFTKRLMLEKHIQLMHGIKAPDLKEMAEATTEDDTETKEDTKVPSPKRKLEEPVLEFRPPRGAITQPLKKLKINVFKVHKCAVCGFTTENLLQFHEHIPQHKSDGSSYQCRECGLCYTSHGSLSRHLFIVHKLKEPQPVARQNGAGEDSQPELAAGPGDDEAAGGGPSDRKCKVCAKTFETEAALNAHMRTHGMAFIKSKRVSSAEK
- the ZNF532 gene encoding zinc finger protein 532 isoform X1, yielding MTMGDMKTPDFDDLLAAFDIPDMVDPKAAIESGHDEPEGHIKPSAPAEDDAHAPAAAADGGVSVIVKNVRSLDAAEGADKDGHAPAGNGLHNGFLSAAGLDGYAKDGPKAPKAGDGPEGALRDAAFSQFSPISSAEEFDDDEKIEVDDPPDKEDARGGFRAHVLPGAAPHQDYDKLKAPGAESGGKAGSATGAAVALTSTAGGADKGKAAKREADVGGGAAAGLATYEPFKARKTEEKLKEGSEKGPEARAHEAKLGVEKGEGGLGANPPPPRAKPSSKLSSCIAAIAALSAKKAASDSCREPAASPQEPSPLAKDAHESPRAAEKSPEAPSLIDGPRKGPPKPPDSPRSISSESSSKGSPASPAGSTPAIPKVRIKTIKTSSGEIKRTVTRVLPDVEPDAAGKKPPEPPAAVMASVTSLLNAPAVLASPPRAPLPSAAVVTGTVTPTELTPKQVTIKPVATAFLPVSAVKTAGSQVINLKLANNTTVKATVISAASVQSASSAIIKAANAIQQQTVVVPASSLANAKLVPKTVHLANLNLLPQGAQAASELRQVLAKPQQQQIKQAIISAAAAAAAAQPPKKVSRVQVVSSLQSSVVEAFNKVLSSVNPVPLYVPNLSPPAQAGITLPARGYKCLECGDAFALEKSLSQHYDRRSVRIEVTCNHCTKNLVFYNKCSLLFHARGHKEKGVVMQCSHLILKPVPADQMTVSPASSAAAAAAAAAAAGNTPPSANVVVSVSATGGGAAAVAAAATVTTVAGTAPAVPASVVGGGGGGGGGGGGGAGNSGGAPHTAPKIQSGITGTVISAPSSTPIVPAMPLDEDPSKLCRHSLKCLECNEVFQDETALATHFQQAADAGGQKTCTVCQMLLPNQCSFASHQRIHQHKSPYTCPECGAICRSVHFQTHVTKNCLHYTRRVGFRCVHCNVVYSDVAALKSHIQGSHCEVFYKCPICPMAFKSAPSTHSHAYTQHPGIKIGEPKIIYKCSMCDTVFTLQTLLYRHFDQHIENQKVSVFKCPDCSLLYAQKQLMMDHIKSMHGTLKSIEGPPNLGINLPFSIKPTTANPAAPSKEDARPVNGKEKPEKKSPSPVKKSMEPKKVASPGWTCWECDRLFTQRDVYISHVRKEHGKQMKKHPCRQCDKSFSSSHSLCRHNRIKHKGIRKVYTCSHCPDSRRTFTKRLMLEKHIQLMHGIKAPDLKEMAEATTEDDTETKEDTKVPSPKRKLEEPVLEFRPPRGAITQPLKKLKINVFKVHKCAVCGFTTENLLQFHEHIPQHKSDGSSYQCRECGLCYTSHGSLSRHLFIVHKLKEPQPVARQNGAGEDSQPELAAGPGDDEAAGGGPSDRKCKVCAKTFETEAALNAHMRTHGMAFIKSKRVSSAEK